A region of Osmerus eperlanus chromosome 9, fOsmEpe2.1, whole genome shotgun sequence DNA encodes the following proteins:
- the LOC134027041 gene encoding protein L-Myc-1b-like yields the protein MLGINSLAPRCESREMEYDLYQHYFYDGLDTEEDFYKSTAPSEDMWKKFELVPTPPMSPTRTLSGDGMHFSPGDKLSWLSKVLVQDEDCEGLNRPNSHELFGNLSSIIIQDCMWSSFSASKHLLKVSERLVSAGPLLLPPAPHNPDTASKQVQCASVDASPANTLVTDCVDPAAVLTFPATSCRKPASSGSESRSDSSDDEEIDVVTVESKQSRMRLLSGRKPVTITVRADVCPKRFHMSVHRQQHNYAAPSPDSDAEPEEEEPRSKRPCLESSYPQACPTASCSDSPQSSSCSDSPQSSDAEDTDRRRNHNFLERKRRNDLRSRFLALRDQIPGLVESSKTPKVAILTQATEYLLQLRVRERHQAQEKKRLRARKQLLLRRIADLKRS from the exons ATGCTTGGAATAAACTCACTAGCACCCCGCTGTGAAAGCCGGGAGATGGAGTATGACCTCTATCAGCACTACTTCTACGATGGCCTCGACACGGAGGAGGATTTCTACAAATCCACCGCACCGAGCGAGGATATGTGGAAGAAGTTCGAGCTTGTGCCCACCCCTCCCATGTCTCCCACGCGGACACTGAGCGGGGATGGTATGCACTTCTCCCCGGGAGACAAGCTGAGCTGGTTGTCCAAGGTCTTGGTTCAGGACGAAGACTGTGAGGGACTGAATAGACCCAACTCCCACGAACTGTTTGGAAACCTTAGTTCCATTATTATCCAGGACTGCATGTGGAGTAGTTTTTCCGCCAGTAAGCACTTGCTAAAGGTCAGTGAGCGTCTGGTGTCTGCTGGCCCGCTCCTtctgcctccagcccctcacAACCCCGACACTGCGAGCAAGCAAGTGCAGTGCGCCTCTGTTGACGCGTCACCAGCCAACACCTTGGTGACAGACTGTGTTGACCCGGCGGCTGTTCTCACCTTCCCCGCCACCAGCTGCAGGAAACCGGCCTCTTCGGGATCTGAATCTCGCTCTGATTCATCCG ACGACGAGGAGATCGATGTGGTGACTGTAGAGAGCAAGCAGAGTCGAATGCGCTTGCTGAGTGGTCGCAAGCCTGTGACCATCACTGTCCGTGCGGACGTCTGCCCCAAGCGCTTCCACATGTCGGTTCACCGCCAGCAGCACAACTATGCCGCCCCGTCCCCTGACAGCGACGCAGAGCCCGAGGAGGAGGAACCCCGGAGCAAGCGACCCTGTCTGGAGTCCAGTTACCCCCAGGCCTGCCCTACAGCCTCCTGCTCAGACAGCCCCCAGAGTTCCTCCTGCTCAGACAGCCCCCAGAGTTCCGACGCTGAGGACACAGACCGCCGACGCAACCACAACttcctggagagaaagaggcggAATGACCTGCGCTCACGCTTCCTGGCCCTGCGCGACCAGATTCCGGGCCTGGTGGAGTCCTCCAAGACGCCCAAGGTGGCCATCCTGACCCAGGCTACAGAGTACCTGCTCCAGCTGCGCGTCAGGGAGCGGCACCAGGCGCAGGAGAAGAAGCGTCTCCGCGCACGCAAACAACTGCTGCTCCGCAGGATCGCCGACCTCAAACGCTCCTGA
- the LOC134026599 gene encoding cytosolic 5'-nucleotidase 1A-like produces the protein MSVSDGRKDKLSPLLSAAVATSAVSNACWEGKKPSTPNRKTPKPQNAITIAVSSRVLFSMEEQQLIHQQRGLEEYLQHQMEHETEPFAPGPAFSFVKALEAVNARLRELYPDSEELFDVVLMTNHHAHVGLRLINTINHHDLFIERFCMTGGNSPIGYLKAYHTNLYLSADPVKVREALEEGIAAATMFTPEKLTVVSESQLRVAFDGDAVLFSDESERIYKAHGLDKFFEHEKAHENMPLDHGPLKGFLEALGKLQKKFYTKGQRLDCPIRTYLVTARSAASSGTRALRTLRAWGLEVDEALFLAGAPKGPMLEKIRPHIFFDDQMFHVEGAAELGTVACHVPYGVAQTLPAGVAQTLPAGVAQTLPAGVAQTLPAGKPAREKDSSPKEPGPRPPSPARDNE, from the exons ATGAGCGTCAGCGATGGGAGGAAGGATAAACTCAGCCCACTGCTCAGCGCTGCCGTCGCCACCAGCGCAGTCAGCAATGCCTGCTGGGAAGGAAAGAAGCCCTCCACTCCGAACAGGAAAACA CCGAAGCCCCAGAACGCCATCACCATAGCGGTGTCATCGCGGGTGCTGTTCAGCATGGAGGAACAGCAGCTGATCCACCAGCAGAGAGGCCTGGAGGAATACCTGCAGCACCAGATGGAGCACGAGACGGAGCCGTTTGCCCCGGGCCCTGCCTTCTCCTTTGTAAAG GCTCTGGAGGCGGTGAACGCCAGGCTGAGAGAACTGTACCCAGACAGCGAGGAGCTGTTCGACGTTGTGCTCATGACCAACCACCACGCTCACGTTGGCCTGAgactcatcaacaccatcaaccACCACG ATCTGTTCATTGAGCGTTTCTGTATGACAGGAGGGAACAGTCCCATTGGCTACCTGAAGGCCTATCACACCAACCTGTACCTGTCAGCTGACCCTGTGAAGGTCCGCGAGGCGCTGGAGGAAG GGATCGCAGCGGCCACCATGTTCACCCCAGAGAAGCTGACGGTCGTGTCAGAGAGCCAGCTCCGCGTGGCCTTTGACGGTGATGCCGTTCTCTTTTCTGATGAGTCGGAGCGCATCTACAAGGCTCACGGACTGGACAAGTTCTTTGAGCATGAAAAGGCCCATGAGAACATGCCCCTTGACCAT GGGCCACTGAAGGGTTTCCTGGAAGCTCTGGGGAAGCTACAGAAGAAGTTCTATACCAAAGGTCAACGTCTGGACTGCCCCATCCGTACCTACCTGGTGACGGCCCGCAGCGCCGCCAGCTCGGGGACCCGGGCCCTGCGAACGTTGCGGGCCTGGGGACTGGAGGTGGACGAGGCTCTGTTCCTGGCCGGGGCCCCCAAAGGCCCGATGCTGGAGAAAATACGGCCGCACATCTTCTTTGACGACCAGATGTTCCATGTAGAGGGGGCGGCAGAGCTGGGGACTGTGGCCTGCCACGTGCCCTATGGGGTGGCTCAGACCCTCCCAGCTGGGGTGGCTCAGACCCTCCCAGCTGGGGTGGCTCAGACCCTCCCAGCTGGGGTGGCTCAGACCCTCCCAGCTGGGAAGCCTGCCAGGGAGAAGGACTCCAGCCCCAAGGAGCCAGGACCCCGTCCACCCTCCCCCGCACGGGACAATGAATAG
- the LOC134026600 gene encoding retinol dehydrogenase 14-like, which yields MPILFVCASPSLLVRYCTIKMMQGKTIIVTGANSGIGKATTIDLLKRHGRVIMACRDVKRAEDAARDIRMETGQDTGELVIQYLDLASLTSVHRFCENIIKEESRIDVLINNAGIYQCPYSKTEDGFEMQFGVNHLGHFLLTHLLKDLLIKSAPSRIIVVSSKLYKYGQINFEDLNSDNSYDKALAYGRSKLANLLFTCELACRLKETGVTVNALTPGLVRTNLGRHVSIPLLAKPLFNMASRLFFKSPEQGAQTSVYLACSPDAEGVCGKCFADCKEQSLLPKATDEEVARKLWDISEVMVGLTT from the exons ATGCCAATTCTGTTCGTATGTGCTAGTCCTAGCTTACTTGTAAGATATTGTACCATCAAAATGATGCAAGGAAAAACTATAATAGTGACTGGTGCCAACAGCGGGATCGGGAAAGCCACAACAATTGATCTGTTGAAAAGACACGGGCGTGTGATAATGGCTTGCAGGGACGTGAAGAGGGCTGAGGATGCCGCTCGAGATATCAGAATGGAAACAGGTCAAGACACCGGAGAACTCGTAATTCAATACCTTGACCTCGCGTCCCTGACATCTGTGCATAGGTTCTGTGAAAATATAATTAAG GAGGAATCCAGAATAGATGTGCTGATCAACAATGCTGGAATCTACCAGTGCCCATACTCCAAGACAGAGGATGGCTTTGAAATGCAGTTTGGGGTTAATCACCTCGGTCACTTCCTCTTAACTCACCTCTTGAAGGACCTCTTGATAAAATCAGCTCCCAGTCGCATCATAGTAGTGTCTTCTAAGCTATACAAATATGGTCAGATAAACTTTGAGGATCTAAACAGTGATAACAGCTACGACAAGGCTTTAGCCTATGGCAGAAGTAAGCTAGCAAATCTTCTGTTCACTTGTGAGCTAGCCTGTAGGCTTAAGGAGACAGGAGTCACAGTCAACGCCTTAACTCCAGGTTTAGTACGAACTAACCTAGGAAGACATGTCAGTATTCCTCTCCTGGCCAAGCCGCTATTCAACATGGCCTCCAGACTGTTCTTTAAGAGCCCAGAACAGGGTGCTCAGACCTCTGTGTACCTGGCCTGCTCCCCTGATGCAGAAGGGGTTTGTGGGAAGTGCTTTGCAGACTGTAAGGAGCAGTCTCTTTTGCCAAAGGCTACAGACGAAGAGGTGGCACGGAAACTGTGGGACATTAGTGAAGTCATGGTGGGGCTAACGACGTAG